One Camelina sativa cultivar DH55 chromosome 3, Cs, whole genome shotgun sequence genomic window carries:
- the LOC109130421 gene encoding pentatricopeptide repeat-containing protein At3g26782, mitochondrial-like — MTSLMHCGITKDIFEMFGLMIDEGTGIDEVTLSTVLKALSLSVPANLHSCALIHCWSIKTGYASDVAVSCSLIDAYSKSGQNEVSRKVFMELESPNIFCWTSIINGYARNGMGRECLEMLREMDQKNLIPDEVTILSVLSGCSHSGLVEEGELIFDSLESKYGISPGRKLYACMVDLLGRAGLVEKAERLLRQARGDADCIAWSSLLQSCRIHRNESIGRRAAEVLMDLEPEDFAVYIQVSKFYFEMGEFEISRQIREIAASRELMREIGYSSVILKN; from the coding sequence ATGACTTCTCTGATGCACTGTGGTATCACTAAAGATATTTTTGAGATGTTTGgtttgatgattgatgaaggAACTGGAATCGACGAAGTCACTCTCTCTACTGTTCTTAAGGCTTTATCACTCTCTGTGCCAGCAAATTTACATAGCTGCGCTCTTATACATTGCTGGTCTATCAAAACCGGTTATGCATCTGATGTTGCAGTCTCGTGCTCTCTAATTGATGCGTATTCAAAGAGCGGTCAGAATGAAGTATCTCGGAAGGTGTTTATGGAGCTTGAGTCACCTAACATCTTCTGCTGGACTTCGATCATCAATGGCTATGCTAGAAATGGTATGGGAAGAGAGTGTCTTGAGATGCTGAGAGAAATGGATCAAAAGAATCTCATACCAGACGAAGTTACAATCTTGTCAGTACTATCAGGTTGCAGTCATTCTGGGCTTGTTGAAGAAGGGGAGCTGATTTTTGACTCATTGGAATCAAAGTATGGAATTTCTCCAGGAAGAAAACTCTATGCGTGCATGGTGGATTTGCTAGGGCGTGCTGGTTTGGTGGAAAAAGCCGAAAGGCTGCTTCGTCAGGCACGTGGGGATGCTGACTGCATCGCGTGGAGCTCATTACTGCAGAGCTGCAGGATTCATAGAAACGAATCAATTGGAAGAAGAGCAGCGGAAGTCTTGATGGATCTTGAACCCGAGGATTTTGCTGTTTACATccaagtttcaaaattttactTTGAGATGGGTGAATTTGAAATCTCCAGACAGATAAGAGAGATCGCTGCTTCACGAGAGCTCATGAGGGAGATCGGTTACAGTTCAGTCATTCTGAAAAACTGA